ACCGCCAATCTCCCAGTGCCCCATCACCCCTGCCAACTGCTCCCATGATGCACCGGGGCCACCGCCAATCTCCCAGTGCCCCATCACCCCTGCCAACCGCTCCCATCATGCACCGGGGCCACCGCCAATCTCCCAGTGCCCCATCACCCCTGCCAACCGCTCCCATCATGCACCGGGGCCACCGCCAATCTCCCAGTGCCCCATCACCCCTGCCAACCGCTCCCATCATGCACCGGGGCCACCGCCAATCTCCCAGTGCCCCATCACCCCTGCCAACCGCTCCCATCATGCACCGGGGCCACCGCCAATCTCCCAGTGCCCCATCACCCCTGCCAACCGCTCCCATCATGCACCGGGGCCACCGCCAATCTCCCAGTGCCCCATCACCCCTGCCAACCGCTCCCATCATGCACCGGGGCCACCGCCAATCTCCCAGTGCCCCATCACCCCTGCCAACCGCTCCCATCATGCACCGGGGCCACCGCCAATCTCCCAGTGCCCCATCACCCCTGCCAACCGCTCCCATCATGCACCGGGGCCACCGCCAATCTCCCAGTGCCCCATCACCCCTGCCAACCGCTCCCATGATGCACCGGGGCCACCGCCAATCTCCCAGCGCCCCATTACCCCTGCCAACCGCTCCCATGATGCACCGGGGCCACCGCCAATCTCCCAGTGCCCCATCACCCCCGCCAAccgctcccatgatgcactggggCCACTGCAAATCTCCCAGTGCCCCATCACCCCCGCCAACCGCTCCCATGATGCACCGGGGCCACCGCCAATCTCCCAGTGCCCCATCACCCCAGCCAAccgctcccatgatgcactggggCCACCGCCAATCTCCCAGCGCCCCATTACCCCTGCCAACCGCTCCCATGATGCACCGGGGCCACCGCCAATCTCCCAGTGCCCCATCACCCCCGCCAACCGCTCCCATGATGCACCGGGGCCACCGCCAATCTCCCAGTGCCCCATCACCCCTGCCAAccgctcccatgatgcactggggCCAACGCCAATCTCCCAGTGCCCCATCACCCCTGCCAACCGCTCCCATGATGCACCGGGGCCACCGCCAATCTCCCAGTGCCCCATCACCCCTGCCAAccgctcccatgatgcactggggCCACTGCAAATCTCCCAGTGCCCCATCACCCCTGCCAACCgctcccatcatgcactgggacaCACGTCCCATGATGCACCGGGGCAGGTGCCAACCCCCCCAGCGCCCTGGCCGCCCCCCCAAACACTCCCGTGATGCACCGGGGCAGACGCCCACCCCCGGGGCTCCTACGGCTGGAGGTTGGGGGCCCCGCACTGACCCTCGCCGCTGCCCGTCGGTGGCTGCTCCGCGCTGCCCCGCCTCCCCCTGCACCGCGCAGGCGCCCAGCGCTCCGCGTCCTATTGGCGGAGAGGCGCGCGCTCATTGGTCCAGTGCGGCGGCGCGAGGGCGAAGCGTTCCCGGAGGGGGCGGGACCCGTATGCAAATGAgacgcccgccccgccccgcccccgggcggAGAGAGAAGAGACGCGTCCCAGCGCCGTCCCGCCTCTTTCCGGTTCGGTTGAGTCACTTCCGCCCCGCAGTGTTGCCCGCCGGCCGCCCGGCTTCCGCCCCGCAGGGAGATGAGCTGGCGGAGGGGGGAGCACttccggggcagggggcggcccGCGGCGGAGATGGAGAGAATgagtgaggggggcgggggggttgttggggagcggggggcggggggagctggggggttgttgggggggggggcggggggcgcgggggggttgttggggggcggggggagctggggggttgttggggggcggggggagctggggggttgttgggggaacaggggggcggggggagctggggggttgttgggggtgcagggggcggggggagctggggggttgttgggggagcaggggggcggggggagctggggggttgttgggggagcggggggcggggggagctggggggttgttgggggagcaggggggcggggggagctggggggttgttgggggggcggggggagctgggggttggggggggagcgggggtggggggagctggggggttgttggggagcggggggcggggggagctgggggttgttgggggagcggggggtggggggagctggggggctggtggagcaggggggtgggtgttgggggagcggggggcggggggagctggggggttgtttggggagctggggggcggggggagctggggggttgttggggggggcggggggagctggggggtttttggggagcggggggcggggggatcggGGGTttgttgggggagctggggggttgttgggggagctggggggttgttgggggagcagggggcggggggagctggggggttgttgggggagcaggggggcggggggagctgggggttgttgggggagcaggggggcggggggagctgtggggatgttggcggggcggggggcggggggagctggtggggtgttggagcggggggcggggggagctcgggggttgttgggggagcggggggcggggggagctggggggttgttgggggggcggggggagctggggggtgggtggggagcggggggtggggggagctggggggttgttggggagcggggtggggcaggggatgtggagggagctgggccggtggcggtgctggggggtggggaggggggatggtttgGGGGCAGGtatccggggcggggggggcgggggggtgcagggggcggggggagctggggggttgttgggggaggggatgtggggggagctgggccggtggcggggctggggggcgggagggggggatggTTGGGGGGCAGgtatctggggcggggggggtgcgggTACCCGGAGGCGGATTGTGGAGTCTGAccccccccgtgtcccccccaGAGCTGCCCCCCCGGGGGCCCATGGAGCTGCCGCTCTCCGTGCTGGAAGTGGGCTGCGCCGGACGCTTCGAGCTCATCACCCGCCCGGAGGGGCCGGACGGGGACACGTTCCCCCTCTCCACGgtgagccccccgctgccccccggcccccgctgccccccggcgcccggcccccgctgccccccggcgcccggcccccgctgccgcccggcccccgctgccccccagcccggcccccgctgccccccggcccggccggccTGTGAAATCTCCCTTCTCTCTGCTTCCAGCTGCCCCACGGGCTGCCCCCCTGCGCCATGGACCTGGCCTCCGAGCTGGAGCGGCGCCTCCTGGCCAGCCCCGAATGGCTGCCCCTGCACCGCGTCGACAGGGCCCCCAGGTGAGCGGCCCGGCGGGGGGCACCGGGCACCTGCCCCAGCCGGGACCCCACCCTCCGATGGGGGGGCGTGTTGGAGGGGCTGGAGGGCGGGGACTGGTGCTgactccgccccctgccccccccagggtctGGCCGCGGGAGAAGGACGTCTGGTCGCTGCTGGAGGcggcccccacccccatgcactcCACGCTGCAGACAGAGCGGGACCCCACCACGGGGCGGATCCTGGCCTTCAGAGAGGTGAGCGCGCtggcccggacgccggggtcccggcccggccctccccgggggctgggagccagacagcGCCCGAGAGGTGCGgtcccggacgccggggtcccggcccgtccctccccgggggctgggagccagacagcGCCCGAGAGGTGCGGTCCCGGACGCCGGAGTCCCATCCTGTCCCGTCCCTCCccgagggctgggagccaggcagca
The sequence above is a segment of the Mauremys mutica isolate MM-2020 ecotype Southern chromosome 12, ASM2049712v1, whole genome shotgun sequence genome. Coding sequences within it:
- the LOC123345815 gene encoding basic proline-rich protein-like; translation: MAGGRSGRLRGGLFRGEPPALPRVRSLALRVLPEGRQSPPHHPCHRSHDAPGPPPISQCPITPANRSHDAPGPPPISQCPITPANCSHDAPGPPPISQCPITPANRSHHAPGPPPISQCPITPANRSHHAPGPPPISQCPITPANRSHHAPGPPPISQCPITPANRSHHAPGPPPISQCPITPANRSHHAPGPPPISQCPITPANRSHHAPGPPPISQCPITPANRSHHAPGPPPISQCPITPANRSHHAPGPPPISQCPITPANRSHDAPGPPPISQRPITPANRSHDAPGPPPISQCPITPANRSHDALGPLQISQCPITPANRSHDAPGPPPISQCPITPANRSHDALGPPPISQRPITPANRSHDAPGPPPISQCPITPANRSHDAPGPPPISQCPITPANRSHDALGPTPISQCPITPANRSHDAPGPPPISQCPITPANRSHDALGPLQISQCPITPANRSHHALGHTSHDAPGQVPTPPAPWPPPQTLP